The window ACATCAAGAGAAGAGTAACCACAGTCAGTGGTGTGAGCATGTGCTTCAATTCAAACGGATTGTGGAGGACCAAAGTAAGTTTGGAGTTGTTCGTCCGTCCATCCCAGTTTGTGAAATACAACCATTACTTCCAAAACTGTCCGACATCAACTGTTTCTTTCAAAGCATCTGTAAATACTTGGAaaagtttgaatatttacaaCTAACAGAAATAGCTACTTGTCCACTTACTGCTCTAAACACCATTTTCAAGACAAAAACAGAACTGCTCAGCACAAAGAAAATATCATTACACATTGTTGGCGCTGAATCGGACTTTGAAACAAGCAACTTAGAAAAATGGGAGTATTACTTTCTACATTTGATTCCAAATTTAGAACACTTACAAGTTGAATTCATTGGACCAGAACTGAATGCTAAGACTGAAAATGAAAAGTACACTGTGTGCAAACAATGCCGGATTAGAAATAAATCTATAAGcttcaaattttataacaatttataccATTTGTGTTCAGGTAAATCCAAACCGGACTTGGTCTGTGTATTCAACCCCGGTCTGTACCGGTCAACTGGGTTTAACGGTGCAGACACTTGGAGCCCCAGTATAACAAACATGCTTGCTTATAGTTCACCAGTTCTTGTGACAGAATATACCCAGAAAGAAATTCTTATGGACATTGAAAGAGTTAATGCAACAAGACAGATTCTGTTAAAAAGTGGTCCCTCTCGTAATCCATTTTCTAGTTTGAAACCCAGCCTTAATTTTGTAAGTGATGAAGAATCGCcagtaatttttaagaactaTTTTCACTGTGTAATGTAATGTACAACTCTAAGATGTGATATTAAAAAGATGAAAATGCCCCAGGATATAATAGcattttgttttctttcagaATTATAGAATTTTTGGACATTTTCTTGTTATTTCTAACAAgctacaaacaatattttgtttaccgTTTagttaactttttgtttttggtcGCCAGGAGAGTTTGGTGCCCACGTCACTCCAGTACCAATCAGAATACACTACGATCTAAAtaactgaatacaaatttattctaTCAAAACATTCGTTGTTGGCCCAGTCAAATAGTGTTTTAACAGGGCTTGAAGTGAAAAGTTCTggattaataattgttttatttggcttgttttacattttcatggtatctgaaaataagtctaatgttttccaacaaaaataatttgaaacaaatatgaaaagattttaaaaatacactaaaaaccaTGATGTATTcttgattttggtttttaatttgaaaatagacATTTTATCTGAAACAGAACCCTTTAGTGAAATAAAGAGCGTAAAATTTCctacactttatatttttacaatctttTTTATACAGAGATATACAGAAAAACCTGATGATTAAGTGTAAAAACAAAACCAGCATTTAATCCATAacatttctttgttattattcctttaaggaatatattgtattattattattatattattttgctttggtgttgttattttgttgtgTAGGCTTAAAGTGGCTAAGTTTATGGTGTATTTTCAACACAATTTAAGTTGTAAAACATCAGATTCAAGTTCAGCAACcctgaaaacataaaataagccaaataaaacaattacaccAGAACTTTCAAATTAAACACACCACTTGACTGGGCTATTTGGAGAATAACGCACCTTCAACACTATTCACTGGATCATTCTAATTGTGGCATAATTAACAGCCAACATGAAGAGcttgcataattataattttcacatTCTTTTTTCTATTATACTTTTCATTTATATACCTTGTGCAACTATTAACATAATTCTGATAGCTGTAAACACattctattttaaatactgaGTAGAATTTATAAATTTGCTCAAGGATTTCTAAACTCTGAATATTTTGACAGATTCAATCAAAATGTTGACAAAAAGAACCTTAAAAATGTTAGTATGAGTCTTCAGTCACATATTATGGATTTAAGGTGATGTAATCTCATTATTCAGACAGATACAATTTGAACATAGGGATGTCTTATTTTAAGTGAATGCTGCTAGAAGTGAGACTGTGTTGTCGGCCGTAGCGATGTTTACATGCACGCACTacgatattgttttgttttaacaaatgaatgtattattttttaaattttcctacaCAATACAGTTAGACTCAATTGTTGTAGTACTGTTAGCTtgctttcttattacattataagGCTATAAATAGTGAAGGTCAACCCTCCCTGTAGTGGGTGGTATCTGTAAGTGGTTGTGTGATAACATTGCTcagtttttagatattaatatcAAGCAAGTTTTAATAGCTATCTGCGTAGTCCTAAATAGGTTTCATCCCATCAACTTGAGATCTGTCCCTAGTTTATCTACTCTGCTtgattgtaaaaacaaaaaacatatcaTTTTCTTaccaattaattttaactttacagTTAATCTTTTCACAGTATATTGTAATACGGATAAAATCTATGAAGACAAACATTAGTCCTATCCTGTTTCCAAGCTTTTTGGATGAcctaatcaattaatttaaatattatattgttatggttaatattgatatattgcCTCTCTATTTCATgttaattactgtttatttttggTTACTGTCTGGTTAATTGgtttaaataagtgaaatttcttttctttttttttgtttacttaatcaAGTTAAAAATTATGGACAAAATGAATCAAACATAGCATTTGCTAGTTATAACAGATTTTGAAGATACTGCTTGGTTTTGAGTGAATAAAAAACTAGCACTTGCTGAGGGTTATGAGTACAAAATTGAGTGAATAAAGAAAAGCGCCTCAGTTCTAAAGCTGCTCGGTGTCTATTAAGTCAGCTTCTGGGCATGCTAGCTATTAGTCAGCAGTGTGTTTGACACCTGTCATTGAAGGTTTTATGTGAGTTCGACAACAAAAGCAGTATTCTTCTCAAAGGAACGCTTAATGGATGCATGTACTGATATTTTTCAAGCTATACAGCTCAGGTTACAAAGAGATGTTCCTTGAGAGGTAAATGTGAAAATGTGGATTCTAAAAAATGCCACACCTTCTCACCATGCTAGAAATGTTCAGGAATCTCTGAACCATCAGTTTCCAACAAGTGGATAGGAAGAGGTGGTCCGATCTCTTGGCCGCCTATGTTATCTGATCTTATTTGTGTGGACTATTATCTCTAGGAGGACTAAAAGACATCATATGCAAATACTGACCAACAACTCGGGAGGACATGCAGATGCAAAGTGTAAATTCAATTGCTGAGCTCAATGTAGAAGTGTTACAGTCTATTCATGGATTCAACGATGCATAGAAAGTAACAGCATGCACTCATAGCATTATAAGGTATGTAAACATCTTTTAGATTCTTCAttctttttacagtttattggtcttgcaataaatttatcgaataagttttgaaattatcCATAAAATCGaatttgtaacccacttttgtaATGATAAGAGATAAGTATGTAAATGCTAAGTTTGAGCGCACGGTTTAAGTTATTACTCAGTAAATACagctttcttatattttattttattttttgcccTCTTAGTTGCTTAACTACTTGTAAAGAGACATTGTAAACTTCCACTCGGTACccataaatacagtttattataaagttttttaatagtaAGAGATAGAAAAGAACTTTAGGCATATAAGTTGTTCAGTTTTGTACGGCCCTTAATTTAATGTGGTGGATGCCTCCTTaccattcaaaataataataataataatatattttattgcagtcAGATTATTACAATGAATTTTGTAAGggcaattattaattttaaataaactacaaattattaCTCAACCATCTAGTCAAACATACAAGGCACGTTCATTCAGCTTCCATCTGCTCAccaatgagagagagagagagagagagagagagagagagagagagagagagagctttatttcaaaatcacaaaGACCTGAAATGgcgttacaaattaatacaattaattacaacaattttcttGCTTCACAAATCAATTTCGGTTTTGAATCCATGATTAGTGATGAAAGTGTTGCCAGTTCAAAAACTCATTCACACTGTAGAAAGGGTTTTCAAGAAGCCACCTGGTGAGATGAAGCTTTAGCGTTCTGGGGTTCTCACTCTTGATGACTTGAGGCAGGATGTTGTAGAATTTTGCCCctgcatatgatggttttttttcaaaaagtgtccGATGATGAGCAGGAAGGCTAAAGTTTTGGGCATTTCTGGTATTATACCCATGCAGGTCTTGATGTCGAGTCTGCTGATTTGAAGTCGCCAGGACGATGACTTCGTAGATGTAGAAACCCACAACTGTCATCAACTTCAGCTCCTTGAAATGTCCTCTGCAGCTGTCTCTCCATCCCAGCCCAGATAACAGCCTCACTGCTTTCTTCTGAAGAACGAGCACACGTTCTAAGTTGTGTTGGGAAGACGCACCCCACGCCATTATACCATACCTCATATTGCTCTCAAAAAGGGCATGGTAGGCAGTTAAAACTGCTTCAGGCGTGCTAACTGCTTGCGTTCTTCTGAGGGCGAATAGGGCACTGCTGAGTTTCTTGCAGAGAGAATCTATGTGGTCCTGCCAGTTCAGCGAGTCATCAATGATTACTCCAAGATGTTTTGTCGCTCTTACCGCCTGGAAGTCAGGCAAAGCTGAGACTTCTTGTTTCTTTCCAATTAGAGACCAATTATTTCCTCTTCGACACCAGGTTTTTATCTTTCTCCAAAATCGTTTCTCTTCCAGTTATATACCAGGAACTCACCCATGCTATAATAAGCCTTTGGGGCCAGAAtacgtttgaggcgagtcttagATACCTTGGGCATTTCTTGAATTTTTGAGAGTTTG of the Homalodisca vitripennis isolate AUS2020 chromosome X, UT_GWSS_2.1, whole genome shotgun sequence genome contains:
- the LOC124369723 gene encoding uncharacterized protein LOC124369723 translates to MGRRKNKHNKQEISPPNENRQDPPILKPEKNPKIQRDLKKDTSDSKKVDCITDIPKINETGAMELQNEISFETYHPSSERFTGREYYLYSLCQVCKRELVKKVTCPKCNLISYCSQEHRREHWPSHADLCDAVVAVCVDRGVKHIMQGAHNLPPDKFRIFRFKNMIDCETKVERPLEGWEKEMFIFPNVCGICKEYNNLVVCINCKHNSFCAGHQEKSNHSQWCEHVLQFKRIVEDQSKFGVVRPSIPVCEIQPLLPKLSDINCFFQSICKYLEKFEYLQLTEIATCPLTALNTIFKTKTELLSTKKISLHIVGAESDFETSNLEKWEYYFLHLIPNLEHLQVEFIGPELNAKTENEKYTVCKQCRIRNKSISFKFYNNLYHLCSGKSKPDLVCVFNPGLYRSTGFNGADTWSPSITNMLAYSSPVLVTEYTQKEILMDIERVNATRQILLKSGPSRNPFSSLKPSLNFVSDEESPVIFKNYFHCVM